From Dreissena polymorpha isolate Duluth1 chromosome 15, UMN_Dpol_1.0, whole genome shotgun sequence, a single genomic window includes:
- the LOC127860097 gene encoding NADH dehydrogenase [ubiquinone] 1 alpha subcomplex subunit 8-like — MLPREDYIPSIEELTVPEAKVSSIVLKAASLYMGKYCDNQYKEYALCKSEHGDPRPCLNEGKEVTRCSIDFLRNVKKTCNEDFTAFWNCLDHSLDQKYKYCRKYEQKLDVCMAEKLNVLRPEPGFYSKIRIHDTDRPKPVREPSRPQLETPAPYEGRVPKAPAYPAGGI, encoded by the exons atGCTTCCTCGGGAGGATTATATTCCCTCTATCGAGGAGCTGACAGTGCCAGAAGCGAAAGTCTCCAGCATTGTCCTGAAAGCGGCGAGTCTGTACATGGGAAAATACTGCGATAACCAGTACAAG GAGTATGCACTTTGCAAATCAGAACATGGTGATCCACGGCCTTGTCTTAACGAGGGAAAGGAAGTCACAAGGTGCAGCATAGACTTTCTGCGCAACGTTAAGAAGACTTGTAACGAAGACTTCACTGCCTTTTGGAACTGTCTGGACCACAGTTTGGACCAGAAATACAAGTA CTGCAGGAAGTATGAACAGAAGCTCGATGTGTGCATGGCAGAAAAATTGAATGTGTTGAGACCCGAGCCTGGGTTCTACTCAAAGATCCGGATTCACGACACAGATCGCCCGAAGCCTGTGCGCGAGCCTTCGAGACCGCAACTGGAAACTCCTGCACCGTACGAGGGTCGTGTACCGAAAGCCCCTGCATACCCGGCTGGTGGAATTTag